One part of the Algibacter sp. L1A34 genome encodes these proteins:
- the lpdA gene encoding dihydrolipoyl dehydrogenase — protein MSKYDIIVLGSGPGGYVTAIRASQLGFKTAIVEKENLGGVCLNWGCIPTKALLKSAQVFEYLKHAEDYGLKVTGAEHDFDAVVKRSRGVADGMSKGVQFLLKKNKVDVINGYGKLKPGKKVDVEGTEYSADNIIIATGARSRELPNLPQDGKKVIGYRQALTLEKQPKKMIVVGSGAIGVEFAYFYNSMGTDVTIVEYLPNIVPVEDEDVSKLVERSFKKAGIKVMTSAEVTTVDTSGEGVKATVKTSKGEEVLEADIILSAVGIKTNIENIGLEDVGIVVDRDKVIVNDFYQTNIPGYFAIGDITPGPALAHVASAEGILCVEKLAGQHVEALDYGNIPGCTYCTPEIASVGLTEKQAKAQGLDVKIGKFPFSASGKASAGGNKEGFVKVIFDAKYGEWLGCHMVGTGVTDMIAEAVLGRKLETTGHEVLKTIHPHPTMSEAVMEAVAAAYDEVIHI, from the coding sequence ATGAGTAAATACGATATTATTGTTCTTGGAAGTGGCCCAGGTGGTTATGTAACAGCTATTCGAGCTTCACAATTAGGTTTTAAAACTGCTATTGTTGAAAAAGAAAATCTTGGTGGGGTTTGCTTAAACTGGGGTTGTATCCCAACTAAAGCCTTATTGAAATCTGCTCAAGTTTTTGAATATCTTAAACATGCTGAAGATTACGGTTTAAAAGTAACAGGTGCAGAACACGATTTTGATGCTGTTGTAAAACGTAGCCGTGGTGTTGCTGATGGTATGAGTAAAGGTGTTCAGTTTTTATTGAAGAAAAATAAAGTAGACGTTATTAACGGTTACGGAAAACTTAAACCTGGAAAAAAGGTAGACGTTGAAGGTACTGAATATAGTGCCGATAATATTATTATTGCTACAGGAGCTCGCTCTCGTGAGTTACCAAATTTACCACAAGATGGTAAAAAAGTAATTGGATACAGACAAGCTTTAACTTTAGAGAAACAACCTAAAAAGATGATTGTGGTTGGTTCTGGTGCTATTGGTGTTGAGTTCGCATACTTTTACAACTCTATGGGAACTGATGTAACTATTGTAGAATATTTACCAAACATTGTTCCTGTTGAAGATGAAGATGTATCTAAATTAGTAGAACGTTCTTTCAAAAAAGCAGGTATTAAAGTAATGACTTCTGCCGAAGTAACTACTGTTGATACATCTGGAGAAGGTGTAAAAGCTACCGTTAAAACAAGTAAAGGCGAAGAAGTTCTTGAAGCTGATATTATTTTAAGTGCTGTTGGTATTAAAACAAACATTGAAAACATTGGATTAGAAGATGTTGGAATTGTTGTTGATAGAGATAAAGTTATTGTAAACGATTTTTACCAAACTAATATTCCTGGATATTTCGCTATTGGCGATATTACTCCTGGACCAGCTTTAGCACACGTTGCTTCTGCTGAAGGTATTCTTTGTGTAGAAAAATTAGCGGGACAACATGTTGAAGCTCTAGACTACGGAAACATTCCTGGTTGTACTTACTGTACTCCAGAAATTGCATCTGTTGGTTTAACTGAAAAGCAAGCTAAAGCACAAGGTTTAGACGTTAAGATTGGTAAATTTCCTTTCTCTGCTTCTGGAAAAGCTAGTGCTGGTGGAAACAAAGAAGGTTTTGTAAAAGTAATTTTCGATGCTAAATATGGCGAATGGTTAGGCTGCCACATGGTTGGTACTGGTGTTACCGATATGATTGCAGAGGCTGTTTTAGGTAGAAAATTAGAAACTACAGGTCATGAAGTATTAAAAACTATACATCCACACCCAACAATGAGTGAGGCCGTTATGGAAGCTGTTGCAGCTGCTTATGATGAAGTAATTCATATCTAA
- a CDS encoding outer membrane protein, which yields MKQALLILCVIYPAFFILNAQEKEKEKENSFVISDQVNINNEVLPFSNYFSEYRLNDNWVVRAENIETNFGGFGESYRIKEFPLLAKYSFTEKFSVLFGPTTNLLLKNGTVEDVSASGTLGVQYDFTESFLMEARFNYNLSNDSPFKQSLPSTNSLFKLGAKYKF from the coding sequence ATGAAGCAAGCTTTACTTATTTTATGTGTAATCTATCCAGCTTTTTTTATTTTAAATGCTCAAGAGAAAGAGAAAGAGAAAGAGAACTCATTTGTAATTAGTGATCAAGTTAATATAAATAATGAGGTTTTACCATTTTCAAACTACTTTTCAGAATATAGATTAAATGATAATTGGGTTGTTCGAGCTGAAAATATTGAAACTAACTTTGGAGGTTTTGGTGAGAGTTACCGTATTAAAGAATTTCCATTATTAGCAAAATATAGCTTTACTGAAAAGTTTAGTGTGCTCTTTGGGCCAACCACAAATTTACTTCTAAAAAATGGAACTGTTGAAGATGTTTCAGCATCAGGAACTCTTGGTGTTCAATATGATTTTACCGAGTCCTTTTTAATGGAAGCTCGGTTTAATTATAATTTAAGCAACGACAGTCCGTTTAAACAAAGTTTACCAAGTACAAACTCACTTTTTAAATTAGGAGCTAAATATAAGTTCTAA
- the aroQ gene encoding type II 3-dehydroquinate dehydratase has protein sequence MKKLIIINGPNLNLLGKREPEIYGSLTFEEFFKDLKEKYPTVSLEYYQSNIEGELIDKLHEVGFSYDGVILNAGAYTHTSIGIGDAIKGISTPVVEVHISNTFSREEFRHQSYISPNAKGVILGFGMPSYGLAIQSFL, from the coding sequence ATGAAAAAACTAATCATCATCAACGGCCCCAATTTAAATTTATTAGGAAAAAGAGAACCTGAAATTTATGGTAGTTTAACTTTTGAAGAATTTTTTAAGGACTTAAAAGAAAAATATCCAACAGTAAGCTTGGAGTATTATCAATCTAATATAGAAGGCGAACTTATTGATAAGTTGCATGAAGTCGGTTTTAGTTATGATGGCGTTATATTAAACGCTGGTGCTTATACGCATACTTCAATAGGTATTGGCGATGCTATAAAAGGTATTTCCACTCCTGTTGTAGAAGTGCATATTTCTAATACGTTTTCTAGAGAAGAATTCCGTCATCAATCTTACATTTCGCCAAATGCTAAAGGTGTTATTTTAGGTTTCGGAATGCCAAGTTATGGGTTAGCTATTCAGAGTTTTTTGTAA
- a CDS encoding outer membrane beta-barrel protein, which translates to MKKLFFAAAIAVFGFTSVNAQDDISEFGFEEGNVFVEGSLGFNSTNDKNFDTKSSAFNFTPKVGYFLNDDLAVGVQLDFGTAKTSTSGTDTSKNSNIGIGAFGRYYFLDLGKRFKTYTELGVGYNSLDDKISDVKVNSIGAGLDLGLNYFVKENIALTFGLDNVLAYSSSKVDVSGAKATSNFNFGVGEVNNPFGGTANFGVLFVF; encoded by the coding sequence ATGAAAAAATTATTTTTTGCTGCAGCAATTGCAGTTTTCGGATTTACTTCAGTAAATGCACAAGATGATATTAGTGAATTTGGTTTTGAAGAAGGTAACGTTTTTGTTGAAGGGAGCTTAGGCTTTAACAGTACTAATGACAAAAACTTTGATACAAAATCTAGCGCTTTTAACTTTACTCCAAAAGTAGGTTATTTTTTAAATGATGATTTAGCAGTTGGTGTTCAATTAGATTTTGGTACAGCTAAAACCTCTACATCTGGAACAGATACTTCTAAAAACTCAAATATTGGAATTGGTGCTTTTGGACGTTATTACTTTTTAGATTTAGGAAAACGTTTTAAAACTTATACTGAGCTTGGTGTTGGGTATAACTCATTAGACGACAAAATTTCTGATGTTAAAGTTAATTCAATTGGAGCTGGTTTAGATTTAGGTCTTAACTATTTTGTAAAAGAAAACATTGCACTTACTTTTGGATTAGATAATGTTTTGGCATATTCTTCTTCTAAAGTAGATGTATCTGGAGCTAAAGCGACAAGCAACTTCAACTTTGGAGTAGGAGAGGTAAACAACCCTTTTGGTGGAACGGCTAATTTTGGAGTATTATTTGTATTCTAA
- the xerD gene encoding site-specific tyrosine recombinase XerD, which produces MKWSQAIKDYTFYLKIERGLSQNSINSYVLDVQKLISFLDDKEIKEAPISITDTTIREFIYSVSKKINERSQSRLISGLRSFFNYLVFEDYRIDNPLELIESPKIGRKLPDTLSEEEIDNLIKAIDLSKPEGERNRAMLETLYGCGLRVSELVNLKLSDLFFEEGFIKVTGKGDKQRFVPIIDITKKYINIYRTEIRNHMNIQAGFEDTLFLNRRGKQLTRAMIFTIIKQLAVKIDLKKSISPHTFRHSFATHLLQNNADLRSIQLMLGHESITTTEIYVHLDRNHLTKVVEQFHPRK; this is translated from the coding sequence ATGAAATGGAGTCAAGCCATAAAGGATTATACTTTTTATTTAAAGATAGAAAGAGGTTTATCACAAAACTCAATAAATAGTTATGTGTTAGATGTTCAAAAACTAATTTCTTTTTTAGACGATAAAGAGATTAAAGAAGCGCCTATTTCAATTACTGATACAACTATTAGGGAATTTATTTATAGCGTATCAAAAAAAATTAACGAACGCTCACAATCTAGACTCATTTCTGGTTTACGAAGCTTTTTCAATTATTTAGTTTTTGAAGATTATCGAATAGACAATCCGCTAGAGCTTATCGAATCCCCTAAAATTGGAAGAAAACTTCCCGATACCTTATCGGAAGAAGAAATTGACAATCTAATAAAAGCCATAGATTTAAGCAAACCCGAGGGAGAACGCAATAGAGCAATGCTAGAAACACTATACGGCTGTGGTTTACGGGTTAGTGAATTGGTTAATTTAAAATTATCGGATTTATTTTTTGAAGAGGGTTTCATAAAAGTGACAGGAAAAGGAGACAAACAACGTTTCGTTCCTATTATAGATATTACTAAAAAGTATATTAATATCTACAGAACAGAAATTAGAAATCATATGAATATTCAGGCTGGTTTTGAAGACACTTTATTTTTAAATCGCCGTGGCAAACAATTAACACGCGCCATGATTTTTACTATAATTAAACAATTAGCAGTAAAAATTGATTTAAAGAAAAGTATTTCTCCACATACTTTTAGACATTCATTTGCCACGCATTTACTTCAAAACAATGCCGATTTAAGATCTATTCAGCTCATGCTTGGGCACGAAAGTATAACAACAACTGAAATTTATGTACATTTAGATAGAAACCATTTAACTAAGGTTGTAGAACAATTTCATCCAAGAAAATAA
- a CDS encoding sensor histidine kinase — translation MVKSIFSPIRNLFKRTSNSTESDSLKWQFAVENSKIGVWDWDAKTNKVFYSAESKNILGYEDNEIGSNADEWNNRVHPEDRDAYHYDFQKHLSGEIEIYKNEHRVLCKDGTYRWILDQGKIVSKDKIGKPLRIIGTHIDITKRKEDEMLLNENFNVITSQNKRLYNFTHIVSHNLRTHIGNFKNVLEFHDSAKTQEEKDEMFNYLKTISSALTTTISNLSDVISVNSEYNDLTNNVNISNVIVDSLDNLSIDIASKEAIINTDIPSNLFLTGNSAYLESIFHNLISNAIKYVDASVTPKVNIKSTEKNEGFEISITDNGIGIDLNKYKDQVFGMYNTFHESNREDSEGIGLYLTKIQVEDLGGQITIESELNIGTTFKLFFPKEKAFLLNKKKESFKKL, via the coding sequence ATGGTAAAGAGCATATTCTCTCCGATTCGTAATCTTTTTAAACGCACATCAAATTCCACTGAATCTGACAGTTTAAAATGGCAATTTGCCGTAGAAAACTCTAAAATAGGAGTTTGGGATTGGGATGCAAAAACAAACAAAGTATTCTATTCTGCTGAATCAAAAAACATTTTAGGCTACGAAGACAACGAAATCGGAAGCAATGCAGACGAATGGAATAATCGTGTACATCCTGAAGACAGAGATGCTTATCATTATGATTTTCAAAAACATTTATCTGGAGAAATAGAAATATACAAGAATGAACATCGGGTACTGTGTAAAGATGGAACCTACCGCTGGATTTTAGATCAAGGAAAAATTGTTAGTAAAGATAAAATAGGCAAACCATTACGTATAATAGGTACACATATCGACATTACCAAACGTAAAGAAGATGAGATGCTTTTAAATGAAAATTTTAATGTAATCACTAGCCAAAATAAACGGCTTTATAATTTTACACATATTGTTTCTCATAATTTAAGAACTCATATTGGTAATTTTAAAAACGTATTAGAATTTCATGATTCTGCTAAAACTCAAGAAGAAAAAGATGAAATGTTTAATTATTTAAAAACCATTTCTTCCGCTTTAACCACTACTATTAGCAATTTAAGTGATGTAATTAGTGTAAACTCTGAATATAACGACCTAACAAATAATGTTAATATAAGTAACGTTATTGTAGATAGCTTAGATAATCTTTCTATTGATATAGCTTCAAAAGAAGCAATTATAAATACAGATATACCTTCTAATTTATTCCTTACGGGTAATTCGGCATATTTAGAAAGCATTTTTCATAATTTAATATCTAATGCTATAAAATATGTTGATGCCAGTGTTACTCCAAAAGTTAATATTAAGAGTACTGAAAAAAATGAAGGTTTCGAAATTTCTATTACCGACAATGGTATTGGTATTGATTTAAACAAATACAAAGATCAAGTTTTTGGCATGTACAATACATTCCACGAGAGTAACAGAGAAGACTCTGAAGGTATTGGTCTTTACCTAACCAAAATACAAGTTGAAGATTTAGGTGGGCAAATTACGATTGAAAGTGAATTAAATATAGGGACCACCTTTAAACTCTTTTTTCCAAAAGAAAAAGCTTTCCTTCTTAATAAAAAAAAGGAAAGCTTTAAAAAACTTTAA
- the rny gene encoding ribonuclease Y codes for MDNSIIFAVGGVVLGLAIGFIIAKMLEKNNASKLIKNAKKNAALILKQANVEGESIKKDKMLQAKEKFLELKAEHEKVILSRDKKMGEAEKRTRDKESQISNELSKSKKANDSLDSKIKDYNHRLDVLESKQEEVERLHRSQVQQLEVISSLSAEDAKEQLVESLKGEAKNDAMAFIQSSLEEAKLTAEQDAKKIIINTIQRIGTEEAVDNCVSVFNIESDDVKGRIIGREGRNIRAIEAATGVEIIVDDTPEAIILSCFDSVRREIARLSLHKLVTDGRIHPARIEEIVKKTQKQIEQEIIEVGKRTVIDLGIHNLHPELIKMVGRMKYRSSYGQNLLQHSREVAKLCGVMAAELGLNPKLAKRAGLLHDIGKVPDAETDMETPHAILGMQWAEKYGEKDDVINAIGAHHDEIEMKSLLAPIIQVCDAISGARPGARRQVLDSYIQRLKDLEEIAFGFNGVKKAYAIQAGRELRVIVESEKVNDQTAADLSFSISQKIQTDMTYPGQVKVTVIRETRAVNIAK; via the coding sequence ATGGATAACTCAATTATATTTGCAGTAGGTGGTGTTGTTTTAGGGCTTGCAATAGGCTTTATTATAGCAAAAATGTTAGAAAAAAACAATGCTTCAAAACTCATAAAAAACGCAAAAAAAAATGCAGCGTTAATACTTAAACAAGCCAATGTAGAAGGTGAGAGTATTAAAAAAGATAAAATGCTTCAGGCTAAAGAGAAGTTCTTAGAGCTAAAAGCAGAGCATGAAAAAGTTATTTTAAGTCGCGATAAAAAAATGGGAGAAGCTGAAAAGCGCACCCGAGATAAAGAATCGCAAATATCTAACGAGCTTTCTAAAAGTAAAAAAGCTAACGATAGTTTAGATAGTAAAATAAAAGATTATAACCATCGACTTGATGTACTAGAAAGTAAACAAGAAGAGGTTGAAAGATTACACAGAAGCCAAGTACAACAACTCGAAGTTATTTCTAGCCTTTCGGCAGAAGATGCTAAGGAGCAATTAGTAGAGTCTTTAAAAGGTGAAGCTAAGAATGATGCGATGGCTTTTATACAAAGTTCTTTAGAGGAAGCGAAGCTAACAGCCGAGCAAGATGCGAAGAAAATTATTATAAATACTATACAGCGTATTGGAACAGAAGAAGCAGTTGATAACTGTGTATCTGTATTTAATATAGAATCTGATGATGTTAAAGGACGAATTATTGGTCGTGAAGGTCGAAATATTCGCGCCATTGAAGCTGCAACAGGTGTAGAAATTATTGTTGATGATACTCCGGAAGCAATTATCTTATCATGTTTCGATTCTGTGAGACGTGAAATTGCACGTTTATCACTTCATAAATTAGTTACAGATGGTAGAATACATCCTGCACGAATTGAAGAGATTGTAAAGAAAACTCAAAAACAAATTGAGCAAGAAATTATAGAAGTTGGTAAGCGTACGGTTATCGATTTAGGAATTCATAATCTACACCCAGAATTAATTAAAATGGTTGGTAGAATGAAATACCGCTCATCTTACGGGCAAAACTTACTACAGCACTCGCGTGAAGTTGCTAAGCTTTGTGGTGTAATGGCTGCAGAATTAGGATTAAACCCTAAGTTAGCTAAACGTGCCGGACTGTTACATGATATTGGTAAAGTGCCAGATGCAGAAACAGATATGGAAACGCCACACGCGATTCTAGGTATGCAATGGGCTGAGAAATATGGAGAAAAAGACGATGTAATAAATGCGATTGGTGCTCACCACGACGAAATAGAAATGAAATCGTTATTAGCACCTATTATTCAAGTTTGTGATGCTATATCTGGAGCAAGACCAGGAGCACGTAGACAAGTTTTAGATAGTTATATTCAACGTTTAAAAGATTTAGAAGAAATAGCCTTCGGTTTTAACGGTGTTAAGAAAGCATACGCTATTCAGGCAGGTAGAGAACTACGTGTTATTGTTGAAAGCGAAAAGGTTAACGACCAAACTGCTGCTGATTTATCGTTTAGTATTTCTCAAAAAATACAAACAGATATGACGTATCCAGGACAAGTAAAAGTAACTGTAATTAGAGAAACTCGTGCCGTGAATATCGCGAAGTAA
- a CDS encoding cell division protein ZapA, with amino-acid sequence MSEKLKIKLSIANRVYPLTIDPSQEEGLRKASKSIEVMIKQFEQSYSVRDKQDVLAMCALQFASQVEQKSIDKTNVNEHVEEKLVALNNLLDSFIVS; translated from the coding sequence ATGTCGGAAAAGCTTAAAATAAAGCTGTCTATTGCTAATCGGGTATATCCTTTAACTATTGACCCAAGTCAAGAAGAAGGACTCCGTAAAGCATCAAAAAGCATTGAAGTAATGATTAAACAATTTGAGCAAAGTTATTCTGTTCGAGATAAACAAGATGTTTTGGCCATGTGTGCCTTACAATTTGCCTCTCAAGTAGAGCAGAAGTCTATAGATAAAACAAATGTAAACGAGCATGTTGAAGAAAAACTTGTGGCGCTTAATAATTTGTTGGATTCGTTTATAGTTTCTTAA
- a CDS encoding M23 family metallopeptidase — protein MKFILSLFLFCSLFLNAQNNYPQDYFANPLDGTLVLAGTFAELRSNHFHSGLDIKTQQRTGLKVKASASGFVSRIKIAHYGYGKALYITHPNGYTTVYAHLQKFSPEIQAYIKKKQYEEEGYEIELFPTPEELPITQGDIVAYSGNTGSSGGPHLHFEIRNKDEHPINPMLFGIDILDTTAPVIQSLYAYPLDKNSFVNKKNKKQKVRLIPLKNGDFVTEKINAIGNIGFGIKTIDRQDLAGNSNGVYNIQTVINGQRNFEIDFKEFSFDETKHINTFIDYEHYKTKKERIQRLYKKHNPLSLLKSVTNNGVLAITDSTNSVYKIRVSDYKNNETWITVNIKGTKKTITAVKEEKTTPYFIKANQATNLKEGKIAVDFYKDTFYNDFYLDFEVKNDTLFLDDDTVPTKKSFKISFDVSQYKDVDKNKLFIARLIGYKDYPAYSTTKRKGDILTTNSKYLGKYALTTDSIAPTIKAANFKDKQWLSNFRYLKVKITDDLSGISNYRATINGKFILMEYEYKTNTLTYDFDDGDFTNTNNNLKVIVTDNVGNNSTFEALFYRK, from the coding sequence ATGAAATTTATCCTTTCTCTTTTTCTGTTTTGTTCATTGTTTTTGAACGCTCAAAATAATTATCCGCAAGATTACTTTGCAAACCCTTTAGATGGAACTTTAGTTCTAGCTGGTACTTTTGCAGAACTACGTTCCAACCATTTCCATTCAGGACTCGATATAAAAACGCAACAACGCACGGGTTTAAAAGTTAAAGCTTCGGCCAGTGGATTTGTAAGTCGTATTAAAATTGCACATTACGGCTACGGAAAAGCCCTTTATATTACGCATCCAAACGGTTACACCACGGTTTATGCGCATTTGCAAAAATTTTCGCCCGAGATTCAAGCTTATATTAAAAAGAAGCAATACGAGGAAGAAGGTTACGAAATTGAGCTATTCCCTACTCCAGAAGAATTACCTATAACCCAAGGAGATATTGTAGCCTACAGCGGAAACACAGGCAGTTCTGGAGGGCCACATCTTCATTTCGAAATTAGAAACAAAGATGAGCACCCAATAAACCCCATGCTTTTTGGTATAGATATTTTAGATACAACAGCACCAGTAATACAGTCGCTTTATGCATATCCGTTAGATAAAAATTCTTTTGTTAATAAGAAGAATAAAAAACAAAAAGTTAGACTCATTCCTTTAAAAAACGGTGATTTTGTTACAGAAAAAATTAATGCTATTGGTAATATAGGTTTTGGTATTAAAACAATAGACAGACAAGACTTAGCAGGAAACTCTAATGGCGTTTACAACATACAAACGGTTATTAATGGACAACGTAATTTTGAAATCGATTTCAAAGAATTTTCATTCGATGAAACCAAACACATAAATACATTTATAGATTACGAACATTATAAAACTAAAAAAGAACGTATTCAGCGTTTGTATAAAAAGCATAATCCGTTAAGCTTACTTAAATCGGTTACCAACAATGGTGTTTTAGCTATAACAGACAGTACAAATTCTGTTTATAAAATTCGCGTTTCCGATTATAAAAATAATGAAACCTGGATAACCGTTAATATTAAAGGAACAAAAAAGACAATTACCGCAGTTAAAGAAGAAAAAACGACGCCTTATTTTATAAAAGCCAACCAAGCAACAAACCTAAAAGAAGGTAAAATTGCGGTAGATTTTTATAAAGACACCTTTTACAATGATTTCTATTTAGACTTCGAAGTAAAAAACGACACCTTATTTTTAGATGATGATACCGTTCCAACCAAAAAAAGTTTTAAAATTTCCTTTGATGTTAGCCAATACAAAGACGTCGATAAAAACAAACTTTTCATTGCTCGCTTAATTGGATATAAAGATTATCCAGCCTATTCTACCACAAAAAGAAAAGGTGATATTTTAACAACTAACTCCAAATATTTAGGTAAATATGCTTTAACAACAGACAGCATTGCTCCTACTATTAAAGCTGCCAATTTTAAAGACAAGCAATGGTTAAGTAATTTTAGATATTTAAAAGTTAAAATTACCGACGACCTTTCGGGAATATCTAATTATAGAGCTACCATTAACGGGAAATTCATTTTAATGGAGTACGAATACAAAACAAATACTTTGACTTACGATTTTGATGATGGCGATTTTACCAATACAAATAATAATTTAAAGGTGATTGTAACAGATAATGTTGGAAATAATTCTACTTTTGAAGCGTTATTTTACAGGAAGTAA